A DNA window from Ostrea edulis chromosome 5, xbOstEdul1.1, whole genome shotgun sequence contains the following coding sequences:
- the LOC125652065 gene encoding homeobox protein Hox-A2-like — MLEVDGFRRNFSNTGFAQPPQIIYPGANDTAVYSVPPHPFLPPLNQAQPWLQDRESEKSSKSPDTGSQSADEDEDDEYRPFTPPPPRERLSYTRYQLELLNAIYNHVRYPNSTQKQLIAKRVGITREQVKIWFQNRRRKDVVSKHEEKPKPEDSESPDSKSDECHNSNDSDKTVNIDSDSGVSDSGSCADEQDKSMVPPVVLKSVIAELNRFEKETLKPKKKTKKKHAVVKKRELKSNLTTALLHGGFDIVSPPNQVVPSAQGQRHINKFSHCSKSSAFESPRDASKPAQNIFDFGSMGSTAMLRSPTRAYMSDTLGLPTSALGCDLPVLSDLLTVSTDQRKERGIPSRSPQRSAERERRGEFSPSHSRFPTPYSNPFGYIYPYHFLAEPGFMLSSLRHSEPYRHYGHYPSIFCSEPSSFHQINPTHLSNPYYSSITPTSSTPWNNQTLSTPASNDSSYEQL, encoded by the exons ATGTTGGAAGTGGATGGATTTAGAAGAAATTTTTCCAATACAG GATTTGCTCAACCGCCCCAGATTATTTATCCAGGAGCAAACGACACGGCAGTATACTCAGTTCCCCCTCATCCATTTCTTCCTCCTCTCAACCAAGCACAGCCGTGGTTACAGGATCGCGAGTCGGAGAAGTCATCAAAGTCACCTGACACAGGCAGCCAATCAGCGGACGAAGATGAAGATGATG agTATCGCCCATTCACCCCTCCCCCACCGCGTGAGCGCTTGAGCTACACCCGTTACCAACTAGAGCTACTAAACGCCATCTACAATCACGTGAGGTATCCCAACAGCACCCAAAAACAGCTGATCGCCAAACGTGTTGGAATTACTAGAGAGCAAGTGAAG ATATGGTTTCAAAACAGAAGACGGAAAGACGTCGTAAGTAAGCATGAAGAAAAACCAAAGCCTGAGGACTCCGAAAGTCCAGACAGCAAAAGCGACGAGTGTCACAACAGTAACGACAGCGACAAGACCGTTAATATCGACAGTGATTCAGGAGTGAGTGACTCCGGAAGTTGCGCGGACGAACAAGACAAATCAATGGTCCCACCAGTTGTGCTCAAGAGTGTAATAGCGGAACTGAACAGGTTTGAAAAAGAGACTCTTAAGCcgaaaaagaaaacgaaaaagAAACACGCAGTTGTGAAAAAGAGAGAACTGAAGTCCAATCTCACCACTGCTTTGTTACACGGCGGGTTTGACATTGTCAGTCCCCCGAACCAAGTTGTGCCCTCTGCTCAAGGACAAAgacacatcaataaattctcacATTGCTCAAAATCCTCAGCTTTCGAATCTCCACGCGATGCATCAAAACCCGCGCAAAATATATTTGACTTTGGTTCAATGGGTAGTACCGCCATGTTACGGAGTCCAACTCGCGCATACATGTCGGACACCCTCGGTCTTCCAACCAGTGCCCTGGGATGCGATTTACCAGTGTTGTCGGACTTACTGACCGTAAGTACTGACCAAAGAAAGGAACGCGGCATTCCAAGCAGAAGCCCACAGAGATCAGCAGAGCGAGAGCGAAGAGGAGAATTTTCACCAAGCCACTCGCGCTTCCCCACGCCATATTCCAATCCTTTCGGTTACATCTACCCTTATCATTTTTTAGCTGAGCCCGGATTTATGCTTTCTTCATTACGACATTCGGAACCTTACAGGCATTATGGACACTACCCATCCATCTTCTGTTCGGAACCTTCATCTTTTCACCAGATAAATCCCACCCATTTGAGTAACCCATATTATTCTTCAATAACGCCCACCTCCTCTACTCCATGGAACAATCAAACTCTTTCAACACCCGCCTCCAATGATTCTTCATACGAACAGCTATAG